From Brochothrix thermosphacta DSM 20171 = FSL F6-1036, a single genomic window includes:
- a CDS encoding tetratricopeptide repeat protein, with protein MPESDSTRIHFLNPTPEFYFSKGTKAFEQSDLPAAIKYLTRAAGLAPKNTLIICQLAICYTENGECEKSNELLSDALKIEYKPYFYYFMANNYAYLANFKQAIYYSRRYLQEKPRGEYAGPARELVAVLEERFEAEQQDEAVKPLVRESTPLERQQQAVVDQVESYVKEGYVDKAVRYLETAMLTETLPIYALELSVLYYRNNRKSEAEALIAGVETAYEGHYLARCHRAISAYYSGDWQLFQSYVTQLEAIYPFTSHEQLQYAIVKTLAKDYEDALAIFTKLNENIGAHRKFYFYASKAAFYSGNQALADYYWQQFGNYDTTEPYANIWREMSDDNIIEADAQLMFSLLNSTEQADRLMALMLVHLTKNKVEALLFSYHFTPGFFTEMEKGFYADASIITNSKQTLAYKNGGFTKQVALALSAEGCKVTRETIDVYKLLFRFTTEQTEKGIICQEEDQEALVAALFHENQQKMADKLTKRTLIKRFGVTQGQLNKYIKKIQAYK; from the coding sequence ATGCCTGAATCAGATTCAACGCGAATACATTTTTTAAATCCTACGCCCGAATTTTATTTTTCTAAAGGTACGAAAGCTTTTGAACAGAGTGACTTGCCGGCAGCGATTAAATATTTAACGCGTGCAGCAGGGTTAGCCCCTAAAAACACGTTGATCATCTGCCAACTTGCAATCTGTTACACTGAAAATGGTGAATGTGAAAAATCAAACGAGCTACTAAGTGACGCATTAAAAATAGAGTATAAACCTTATTTTTATTATTTTATGGCGAATAACTATGCCTATTTGGCAAATTTCAAACAGGCAATCTACTATTCAAGACGTTATCTTCAAGAGAAGCCACGTGGTGAATATGCAGGGCCTGCCCGAGAATTAGTTGCGGTTTTAGAGGAACGGTTTGAAGCGGAGCAACAAGATGAAGCAGTTAAACCACTCGTTAGAGAGAGCACGCCGTTGGAGAGACAACAACAAGCAGTTGTAGATCAAGTCGAAAGTTATGTGAAAGAAGGTTATGTGGATAAAGCCGTCCGTTACTTGGAAACGGCAATGTTGACAGAAACCTTGCCGATATATGCACTAGAATTAAGTGTATTATATTATCGGAACAATCGAAAATCCGAAGCAGAGGCACTGATTGCTGGTGTTGAAACAGCATACGAAGGTCATTATTTAGCACGATGTCATCGGGCAATTTCAGCGTATTACAGCGGTGATTGGCAGTTGTTTCAAAGTTACGTGACACAGTTGGAAGCAATTTATCCATTTACAAGCCATGAGCAGTTGCAATATGCGATTGTTAAAACGTTGGCGAAAGATTATGAGGATGCTCTGGCTATTTTCACAAAATTAAATGAAAATATTGGTGCACATCGCAAATTTTATTTTTATGCTTCTAAAGCAGCTTTTTATTCTGGAAATCAAGCGTTGGCAGATTATTATTGGCAACAATTCGGTAACTATGATACGACCGAACCCTATGCTAATATTTGGCGTGAAATGAGTGATGACAATATAATTGAGGCGGATGCTCAACTAATGTTTTCACTGCTGAACAGCACAGAACAAGCAGACCGTTTAATGGCGTTGATGCTGGTTCATTTGACGAAAAACAAAGTGGAAGCTTTATTGTTTTCGTATCATTTTACACCTGGCTTTTTCACGGAAATGGAAAAAGGCTTTTATGCAGATGCTTCTATAATAACTAATTCAAAGCAAACATTGGCTTATAAAAATGGTGGTTTCACCAAACAAGTTGCTTTAGCTTTGAGTGCAGAAGGTTGTAAAGTTACACGTGAAACAATTGATGTCTATAAGCTTTTGTTCAGATTTACAACTGAGCAAACAGAAAAAGGTATTATCTGTCAGGAAGAAGACCAAGAAGCTTTAGTTGCGGCATTATTTCATGAAAATCAGCAAAAGATGGCAGATAAATTAACCAAAAGAACACTGATAAAACGTTTTGGTGTTACGCAAGGGCAGTTAAATAAATATATAAAGAAAATACAAGCATATAAATAG
- the trxB gene encoding thioredoxin-disulfide reductase: MSTEEKVYDVIIIGAGPAGMAAALYASRSELSTLMIERGVPGGQMVNTAEVENYPGFGNITGPDLSTKMMDGAKQFGAEYAYGDIKGIEDHDTYKIVTAGKKSFKARAVIIATGAEHRKADVAGEDDYSGRGVSYCAVCDGAFFKDQELIVVGGGDSAVEEGTYLTRFASKVTIVHRRDKLRASPLIQKRAFDNEKVDFVWNHTIKEIKGDDKKVSSVVLESTTDDTTQEINASGVFVYVGIIPLTEPFKDLGILNEEGYIKTNANMETEIPGIFAAGDARDTNLRQIVTAAADGGIAGQFVLKYLEELEERVAETANN, encoded by the coding sequence ATGTCAACCGAAGAAAAAGTATATGATGTTATTATTATTGGTGCAGGACCAGCGGGAATGGCTGCGGCACTTTATGCTTCTCGTTCAGAATTAAGTACATTAATGATTGAACGTGGTGTGCCAGGCGGTCAAATGGTTAACACTGCAGAAGTTGAAAACTATCCTGGTTTTGGTAATATTACGGGGCCAGACTTATCAACAAAAATGATGGATGGTGCTAAACAATTTGGTGCTGAATATGCCTATGGCGATATTAAAGGTATCGAAGATCACGATACTTATAAAATTGTAACAGCAGGTAAAAAATCATTTAAAGCACGTGCAGTTATTATTGCAACAGGTGCAGAACACCGTAAAGCTGATGTTGCGGGTGAAGATGATTATAGTGGACGTGGTGTATCATATTGTGCAGTATGTGATGGTGCCTTTTTCAAAGATCAAGAATTGATTGTTGTCGGTGGTGGAGACTCTGCTGTCGAAGAAGGAACTTACTTAACGCGTTTCGCAAGCAAAGTAACAATCGTTCATCGTCGTGATAAATTGCGCGCATCACCACTTATTCAAAAACGTGCCTTTGATAACGAAAAAGTAGATTTCGTATGGAATCATACGATTAAAGAAATCAAAGGTGATGATAAAAAAGTATCATCAGTTGTTCTTGAAAGTACGACAGATGACACCACTCAAGAAATAAATGCTTCAGGTGTATTCGTTTATGTTGGGATTATCCCGTTAACAGAACCATTTAAAGATTTAGGTATCTTAAATGAAGAAGGTTACATTAAAACAAATGCAAACATGGAAACAGAAATTCCAGGTATCTTTGCAGCCGGTGACGCACGTGATACAAACTTACGTCAAATTGTTACTGCAGCAGCCGATGGCGGAATTGCTGGACAATTCGTGTTGAAATACCTTGAAGAATTGGAAGAACGTGTAGCAGAAACTGCAAATAATTAA
- a CDS encoding DUF2599 domain-containing protein, translated as MKKIVITLLCTTLILTNVVMMNSEVQASEDGTVLFEKGIVDELSPQPLVNVAIEEKNERFIAETDESQVTIPKDMEEPAILSDNEEGQSLSMQVNLDEKQNETISAEDTVVYETKNTSLGIDAFDGGLRHTYVMENKEAPNTFEVKYDADNISHLELSKDGEGKTDGSILIYDKAGETLAALDIPWAKDANGKDVETYYQINENNTVKQVIKVTDEVVYPVIADPTTFTTYFSSGKWIVRGKGKYNRSLSLVPKAKLRASGAFSFSLPFVVLSNAVAKDSWNKVYNKYKNSKHWEKTTGMKNQYMCHFNFVWGKSAFNLEPKRPVKNYLMTVANGCNPK; from the coding sequence ATGAAAAAAATAGTGATTACTTTATTATGTACCACTTTAATCTTGACGAATGTTGTTATGATGAATAGTGAGGTACAGGCAAGCGAAGACGGAACAGTGTTGTTTGAAAAGGGGATAGTCGATGAGCTATCACCCCAACCATTGGTAAATGTAGCAATTGAAGAAAAAAACGAACGATTTATTGCTGAAACAGATGAATCGCAAGTAACGATACCTAAAGATATGGAAGAACCCGCTATCTTAAGTGATAATGAAGAAGGTCAATCACTCAGTATGCAGGTGAATCTTGACGAAAAGCAAAATGAGACGATTTCAGCCGAGGATACCGTTGTTTATGAAACAAAAAACACGAGTTTAGGTATAGATGCGTTCGATGGAGGCCTAAGGCACACCTATGTGATGGAAAATAAAGAGGCACCCAATACATTTGAAGTTAAATATGATGCAGATAATATATCGCACCTTGAGTTGTCTAAAGATGGAGAAGGTAAAACAGATGGTTCGATTCTGATTTACGATAAAGCGGGTGAAACATTAGCGGCTTTAGATATTCCTTGGGCTAAAGATGCTAATGGTAAGGATGTTGAAACATACTATCAAATAAATGAAAACAATACAGTTAAACAAGTTATTAAAGTAACGGATGAAGTTGTTTATCCAGTCATCGCAGATCCAACAACATTTACAACATATTTTTCTAGCGGTAAGTGGATAGTTCGAGGTAAAGGTAAATATAATAGAAGTCTTTCATTGGTTCCTAAAGCAAAATTAAGAGCATCAGGCGCGTTTTCTTTTTCTTTACCATTTGTAGTATTGTCCAATGCCGTTGCAAAAGATTCTTGGAATAAGGTGTATAATAAATATAAAAACAGTAAGCATTGGGAAAAAACAACTGGGATGAAGAATCAATATATGTGTCATTTTAATTTTGTTTGGGGGAAATCAGCCTTTAACTTAGAACCTAAGAGACCTGTGAAAAACTATTTAATGACAGTCGCAAATGGCTGTAATCCAAAGTAG
- a CDS encoding thioredoxin family protein yields MVYVGREDCPTCQKFKPEIAVVAYNNDFIVYYYNTTKDRQEADFDDKIKHLKIDRVPSVLIVGKGKVTNITDKITDSEELDAKFEYLDENKGKLFK; encoded by the coding sequence TTGGTTTATGTTGGACGGGAAGATTGCCCCACTTGTCAAAAATTCAAACCTGAAATAGCCGTAGTTGCTTATAATAATGATTTTATCGTTTATTATTACAATACGACGAAAGACAGACAGGAAGCAGACTTTGATGATAAAATTAAACACTTGAAAATTGATCGTGTTCCAAGTGTTTTAATAGTTGGTAAAGGCAAGGTAACTAATATAACAGATAAGATTACAGACAGTGAGGAACTAGACGCCAAATTCGAGTATTTAGATGAAAATAAAGGTAAATTATTTAAGTAA
- a CDS encoding gluconeogenesis factor YvcK family protein, producing MNDMRKRRIVIIGGGTGLPVILRVLRKHYLDITAVITVGDDGGSSGKIRKQIDVIPPGDIRNALSALSESESSIARVFQYRFQNEGELKGHVVGNLLLAALADMHGDALEAIADLSNILNVKGVVLPATTIPLQLQAKMTDGSVVVGESNIPKVRKPIEQLEIVPDDARASQRVVDAIKEADLIAFGPGSLYTSILPNLLVHDIAQAVISSKAQKVYVCNILTQLGETEGFSDADHVRILHEHVGEKFIDHVLVNEKTVAPALIFPEGVTQVDSNIKGMEDQEVAPIFDDYLDTSDGFVRHDAERVVERLIALIDKSRHS from the coding sequence GTGAATGATATGAGAAAAAGACGAATTGTAATTATAGGTGGCGGTACAGGGTTACCAGTCATTTTAAGAGTACTACGTAAGCATTATTTAGATATTACTGCAGTGATAACTGTTGGAGACGATGGTGGTAGCTCAGGTAAAATAAGAAAACAAATAGATGTTATTCCACCAGGCGATATTCGTAATGCATTATCTGCTTTATCAGAAAGTGAAAGTAGTATTGCGCGCGTCTTTCAATATCGGTTTCAAAATGAAGGCGAATTAAAAGGGCATGTGGTAGGAAATCTACTATTAGCAGCTTTAGCAGATATGCATGGCGATGCTTTGGAAGCAATTGCGGATCTTAGCAATATTTTGAATGTTAAAGGTGTGGTGTTGCCAGCAACAACAATTCCTCTGCAACTCCAAGCGAAAATGACGGATGGCAGTGTTGTTGTTGGAGAATCTAATATACCAAAAGTTCGTAAACCAATAGAGCAGCTGGAAATTGTTCCTGATGATGCACGCGCATCACAGCGAGTTGTTGATGCCATCAAAGAAGCAGATTTAATTGCGTTTGGACCGGGAAGTTTATATACCAGCATTTTACCGAATTTATTAGTTCATGATATCGCGCAAGCAGTGATATCATCAAAAGCTCAAAAAGTTTATGTCTGTAACATTCTTACACAATTGGGTGAAACGGAAGGTTTTTCAGATGCCGATCATGTGAGAATATTACACGAACATGTAGGTGAAAAATTTATTGATCATGTATTGGTTAATGAAAAAACAGTTGCACCAGCCCTTATTTTCCCAGAAGGTGTCACGCAAGTAGATTCGAATATTAAAGGAATGGAAGACCAAGAAGTCGCGCCAATTTTTGATGACTACCTTGATACGTCAGACGGTTTTGTTCGTCATGATGCCGAGCGTGTGGTTGAAAGATTAATTGCCTTGATTGATAAAAGTCGTCATTCTTAA
- the whiA gene encoding DNA-binding protein WhiA has protein sequence MSFASDTKKEITQLSVSNEEARAELSAIIRMNGTLSISNGISVVNIQTENAAIARRIYSLLKQVYNLPIELLVRKKMQLKKNNVYIVRLKVNATKVLADLNITEGGFIFSDELPLFLNTNQLYARAYLRGAFLASGSVNNPDKASYHMEIMTVYQEHGEALRELFNRFDLNARILSRKKGYIIYLKEAEKITDFLNLIGAHVALMHFEDIRILRDMRNSVNRLVNCETANLNKTISAAVRQIDNIKYIANTVTVEALPDKLREIAQLRVKYPDVSLAELGEMLSTGPISKSGINHRLRKIDQIANRLKAGEELKDIAFK, from the coding sequence ATGTCTTTTGCATCGGATACAAAAAAAGAAATTACGCAGTTAAGTGTTTCTAATGAAGAAGCGCGCGCAGAGTTATCTGCTATTATTCGTATGAATGGTACGTTATCAATTTCAAACGGTATCAGTGTCGTGAACATACAAACGGAAAACGCAGCGATTGCACGTCGTATCTATTCGTTATTGAAACAAGTCTATAATCTGCCAATAGAATTATTAGTGCGTAAAAAAATGCAGTTGAAAAAAAACAATGTTTATATTGTGCGTTTGAAAGTAAACGCAACAAAAGTATTGGCAGACCTTAACATCACAGAAGGCGGCTTTATATTTTCGGATGAACTCCCATTATTTTTAAATACAAATCAGCTGTATGCCCGTGCGTATTTAAGAGGTGCTTTCTTAGCGAGTGGTTCAGTTAATAACCCAGATAAAGCATCGTATCATATGGAAATTATGACGGTGTACCAGGAACATGGTGAAGCTTTGCGTGAATTATTTAATCGCTTTGATCTAAATGCGCGGATTTTAAGTCGCAAAAAAGGTTATATTATCTATCTGAAAGAAGCTGAAAAAATCACGGATTTCTTGAATTTAATAGGTGCCCATGTCGCCTTGATGCATTTTGAAGATATTCGCATCTTACGTGATATGCGAAATTCAGTGAATCGGTTAGTCAACTGTGAAACGGCGAATTTAAACAAAACAATTAGTGCAGCTGTTCGTCAAATTGATAATATTAAATACATTGCTAATACAGTGACGGTCGAGGCACTGCCTGATAAATTACGTGAAATTGCGCAGTTGCGCGTCAAGTACCCAGATGTTTCTTTAGCAGAATTAGGCGAAATGTTATCGACAGGACCGATAAGTAAATCGGGTATTAACCATCGTCTACGAAAAATCGATCAAATTGCTAATCGTTTAAAAGCAGGGGAAGAATTGAAAGATATTGCATTTAAATAA
- a CDS encoding glycerol-3-phosphate responsive antiterminator, with protein sequence MFHNQKILPAVRSMKDFDKMLKTSFEYGVILNVHINMLESLVDYANRSGKKMFLHADLISGLKTDEAGTEYLCQKIKPYGIISTKGSVVMAAKQKGVVATQRAFILDSSALERSIKIISKTDPDYVEVLPGVVPKVIKMVIEKTGKPVFAGGLIDTAEEVEAALAAGASAITTSNYELWQIYDEK encoded by the coding sequence GTGTTTCATAATCAAAAGATATTACCAGCTGTACGCTCTATGAAAGATTTTGACAAAATGCTGAAAACGTCGTTTGAATACGGCGTTATTTTAAATGTCCATATTAATATGTTGGAAAGCTTGGTTGATTATGCCAATCGCTCAGGCAAAAAAATGTTTTTACACGCAGATTTAATCAGTGGATTAAAAACAGATGAGGCAGGGACAGAATACTTGTGCCAGAAAATAAAACCATATGGTATTATTTCGACGAAAGGTAGCGTGGTAATGGCAGCAAAACAAAAAGGTGTTGTTGCCACCCAACGTGCATTTATCTTAGACTCGAGTGCATTGGAACGCAGTATAAAAATTATTAGTAAAACCGATCCCGACTATGTTGAAGTTTTACCCGGTGTCGTACCGAAAGTAATTAAGATGGTGATTGAAAAAACAGGTAAACCTGTATTTGCGGGTGGTTTAATTGATACTGCAGAAGAAGTAGAAGCCGCTTTAGCAGCAGGGGCTTCGGCAATCACAACATCTAATTATGAATTGTGGCAAATTTATGACGAAAAATGA
- a CDS encoding glycerophosphodiester phosphodiesterase family protein, with amino-acid sequence MRRIIAHRGLPQLAPENTLSAFEKMQDYQIEWFETDVSITKDEQVIIIHDDYLDRTTNQSGPLDQATSEIVDIADAGSWFDPSFKGERIPRLEELITFINQSRMNVNIELKAVTGAAGNRLADSLVKQLSDAIQLINPAVKVIVSSFNPLMLLKMKALQPQLEYAILFENHTIYEDWPLIVDAVGANYVHLESDGLTQSLVKTVIERGYHLNVWTVNTKDRANELFNWGVEGIFTDNAENFVAKKTVVTSYE; translated from the coding sequence ATGAGAAGAATAATTGCACATCGAGGGCTGCCACAACTAGCCCCGGAAAACACACTGTCAGCATTTGAAAAAATGCAAGACTACCAAATTGAGTGGTTTGAAACAGATGTCAGTATCACGAAAGACGAACAAGTCATTATTATTCATGATGATTATTTGGATCGTACAACTAATCAAAGTGGTCCTCTAGATCAAGCAACTTCTGAAATCGTTGATATTGCAGATGCTGGTTCTTGGTTTGACCCTTCTTTTAAAGGAGAACGTATTCCTCGTCTCGAAGAGTTGATAACATTTATTAACCAGAGTCGAATGAATGTAAACATTGAATTGAAAGCAGTGACTGGAGCAGCAGGAAATCGTTTGGCAGATAGTTTAGTAAAACAGTTATCGGATGCAATTCAACTGATAAACCCAGCGGTTAAGGTAATTGTTTCGAGTTTTAATCCATTGATGTTATTGAAGATGAAAGCTTTACAACCGCAATTAGAATACGCTATTTTATTTGAAAATCATACTATTTATGAGGATTGGCCACTCATTGTTGATGCTGTTGGCGCAAACTACGTTCATCTAGAAAGTGACGGCTTAACACAATCATTGGTAAAAACTGTTATAGAGCGTGGCTATCATCTTAATGTATGGACAGTTAACACGAAAGATCGCGCCAATGAGTTATTTAATTGGGGCGTAGAGGGCATTTTTACGGATAATGCAGAAAATTTTGTTGCTAAAAAAACAGTGGTGACGTCTTATGAATAA
- a CDS encoding MFS transporter, which yields MNKIGAKLGFKTKEQFLGFSAVVLSGQLIYSSFEAFKGTFYDLLLEILQVNNAQLGVIFSLIGISIFFYIPGGWINNRFSVKSILIVGLVIRMLTTCIIIFFTPTFTVLKIVAVIWGLVDAFFWPAVLNGVVLLSGENNKGVAFGILESGRRALEMFMNLLIVAVMALIGGIAVFKGGMLVYNLLIIPVIIIIIKYVPVNGIAATEKTAPEKKKSIEALKGMLEVIKMPTVWLASITALTIYWSYINLIYTVPYLQAVFGISRSQAALFGIINTGAMGVVAGIISGALSDYVFKSSSKMMFVALFMTFLALLTTLLIPKTPATMGISIALLMVFSFSIFLAKSVILTPIAESKIPEEYSGSSMSIGSFAAYAPVFWAYNLNGTIIDKYEAVVAYEKIFQIGTAVALFGVVCSLVLVIVNKRSARNVAK from the coding sequence ATGAATAAAATAGGAGCGAAATTAGGTTTTAAAACAAAAGAACAATTTTTAGGTTTTTCAGCAGTAGTGCTTTCTGGTCAATTAATATATTCGTCGTTTGAGGCTTTTAAAGGGACTTTTTATGATTTATTATTAGAAATATTACAAGTGAATAATGCGCAATTAGGTGTTATTTTTAGTTTGATAGGGATTTCAATTTTCTTTTATATTCCTGGTGGTTGGATTAATAACCGCTTTTCAGTCAAATCAATATTAATTGTTGGTTTGGTGATAAGGATGCTTACTACCTGCATTATTATCTTTTTCACACCGACCTTCACAGTGTTGAAAATTGTCGCTGTTATTTGGGGACTTGTTGATGCCTTCTTTTGGCCTGCTGTTCTTAACGGTGTTGTGTTGTTATCAGGTGAAAATAATAAAGGTGTCGCCTTTGGTATTTTAGAATCGGGTAGGCGTGCACTTGAGATGTTCATGAATTTATTAATCGTTGCGGTAATGGCTTTGATAGGAGGTATCGCTGTATTTAAAGGCGGTATGCTGGTTTATAACCTACTGATCATTCCAGTTATTATTATCATTATTAAATATGTGCCCGTCAACGGTATTGCAGCAACTGAAAAAACAGCACCTGAAAAGAAAAAATCAATTGAAGCTTTAAAAGGGATGTTAGAAGTAATTAAAATGCCGACCGTATGGCTCGCTTCAATTACAGCACTAACGATTTATTGGTCGTATATCAACTTGATATACACCGTACCTTATCTACAAGCAGTATTTGGTATTAGCCGAAGTCAAGCGGCGCTTTTTGGAATTATCAACACGGGTGCAATGGGAGTTGTTGCAGGTATTATTTCAGGAGCATTATCCGATTATGTCTTTAAATCATCATCTAAAATGATGTTTGTTGCATTGTTTATGACCTTTTTAGCATTGTTAACCACTTTGTTGATTCCTAAAACGCCAGCTACGATGGGGATTAGTATCGCGCTTTTAATGGTCTTCTCTTTCTCAATCTTTTTAGCGAAGTCTGTTATATTAACACCAATCGCAGAATCAAAAATACCGGAAGAGTATTCGGGCTCATCAATGAGTATTGGTTCATTCGCTGCATACGCCCCTGTTTTTTGGGCTTATAACCTCAACGGGACCATAATTGATAAGTATGAAGCAGTTGTTGCCTATGAAAAAATATTTCAAATAGGAACAGCCGTCGCCTTATTTGGAGTGGTGTGTTCGTTGGTGTTGGTTATTGTCAATAAACGCAGTGCGCGTAATGTAGCGAAGTAA
- a CDS encoding MIP/aquaporin family protein, giving the protein MMDTSLGLQFVGEILGTFILILFGGGVVAGVVLDKTKSNNAGWVVITIAWGLAVAMGAYVSGYLSLAHLNPALTLGLAFAGEFPWANVPAYIGGQFIGAFLGATIVWLHYYPHWKATKDQGAKLGVFATGPAIRHYTSNLFGETVGTFALVFGIMSIGANEISAGLNPLIVGSLIVVIGMALGGTTGYAINPARDLGPRIMHAILPISGKGSSDWAYSWVPVVGPILGATIAATAYNAIINHNVSVWLYVSVAVLIVFEFIAMSMDKKQA; this is encoded by the coding sequence ATTATGGATACAAGTTTAGGGTTACAATTTGTAGGGGAAATATTAGGGACATTCATCTTGATTTTATTCGGTGGAGGTGTTGTCGCTGGTGTTGTTTTAGATAAAACAAAATCAAACAACGCAGGATGGGTTGTCATCACAATTGCTTGGGGTCTTGCAGTAGCGATGGGAGCTTATGTTTCAGGATATCTTAGTTTAGCACATTTAAACCCAGCTTTAACATTAGGTTTAGCATTCGCAGGCGAATTCCCTTGGGCAAACGTACCTGCTTATATTGGTGGACAATTTATCGGTGCCTTTTTAGGTGCAACAATTGTTTGGTTACACTATTACCCACATTGGAAAGCAACAAAAGATCAAGGTGCTAAATTAGGCGTATTTGCAACTGGACCAGCAATTCGTCACTACACATCAAACTTATTTGGTGAAACAGTAGGTACATTCGCATTAGTATTTGGAATTATGTCAATTGGAGCAAATGAAATTAGTGCAGGATTAAACCCATTAATCGTTGGTTCATTAATTGTTGTTATTGGTATGGCTCTTGGTGGAACAACCGGTTATGCAATTAACCCTGCCCGTGACTTAGGTCCTCGTATCATGCATGCTATTTTACCAATCTCAGGAAAAGGTTCATCTGATTGGGCATACTCATGGGTACCCGTTGTAGGTCCTATATTAGGTGCAACAATCGCTGCAACAGCGTATAATGCAATTATCAACCACAACGTTAGCGTTTGGTTATATGTAAGTGTTGCGGTCTTAATCGTATTTGAATTCATCGCAATGTCAATGGATAAAAAACAAGCATAG
- the glpK gene encoding glycerol kinase GlpK codes for MEKKYILALDQGTTSTRAMILNKEGKVLGTEQREFTQHFPQSGWVEHDANEIWSTVLATMSGVLVKTGVNAQEIAGIGITNQRETAVVWDRETSKPIYHAIVWQSRQTVDICTDLKEKGYEKMVTDKTGLLLDPYFAGTKVRWILDHVDGAQERAEKGELAFGTIDTWLIWKLSGGKAHVTDYSNASRTLLYNIYDLKWDNELLEMLNVPESMLPEVHDSSYVYGKTIGYHFFGQETPIAGVAGDQQAALFGQGCFEKGMGKNTYGTGGFLLMNTGDAAIKSKNGLLTTLAWGIDGKVSYALEGSIFVAGSALQWLRDGMRMVKTAPETEDYATRVDSTEGVYVVPAFVGLGAPYWDAEARGAVFGLTRGTTKEHFIRATLESLAYQTRDVIDSMEKDSGIKLETLRVDGGASANNFLMQFQSDLLQVPVERPENKETTVLGAAFLAGLAVGFWKDKEEIQKYWSLEKQFEPVEGTEKEELLYEGWKKAVKATQVFK; via the coding sequence ATGGAGAAAAAATATATCTTAGCATTAGACCAAGGAACAACAAGTACACGTGCGATGATCTTGAATAAAGAAGGTAAAGTATTAGGAACAGAGCAACGTGAATTCACACAACATTTTCCGCAGTCAGGTTGGGTAGAACATGATGCCAATGAAATCTGGAGTACTGTATTAGCAACGATGTCAGGTGTTTTAGTTAAAACAGGCGTTAACGCTCAAGAAATTGCAGGTATTGGGATTACAAACCAGCGTGAAACAGCTGTTGTTTGGGATCGTGAAACAAGTAAACCAATCTATCATGCAATTGTGTGGCAATCACGTCAAACAGTGGATATTTGTACAGACCTTAAAGAAAAAGGTTACGAAAAAATGGTAACGGATAAAACTGGTTTATTACTCGATCCTTATTTTGCAGGAACAAAAGTACGCTGGATTTTAGATCATGTTGATGGGGCACAAGAACGCGCTGAAAAAGGCGAGTTGGCTTTCGGAACAATTGATACTTGGTTAATTTGGAAATTAAGTGGCGGTAAAGCACACGTAACAGATTATTCGAATGCAAGTCGTACATTGTTATATAATATTTACGATTTAAAATGGGATAACGAATTGTTAGAAATGCTTAACGTGCCAGAATCAATGTTACCAGAAGTACACGACTCATCATATGTATACGGCAAAACGATTGGTTATCATTTCTTCGGACAAGAAACACCGATTGCAGGCGTTGCTGGTGACCAGCAAGCTGCGTTATTTGGTCAAGGTTGTTTTGAAAAAGGTATGGGTAAAAACACATACGGCACAGGTGGCTTCTTGCTTATGAACACTGGAGACGCAGCAATTAAGTCTAAAAATGGTTTGTTAACTACGCTCGCGTGGGGAATTGATGGGAAAGTTAGCTATGCACTTGAAGGTAGTATCTTCGTTGCTGGATCAGCTTTACAATGGTTACGTGACGGTATGCGTATGGTTAAAACAGCACCTGAAACTGAAGATTATGCAACGCGTGTTGATTCAACAGAAGGTGTTTATGTTGTACCTGCCTTCGTTGGTTTAGGAGCACCTTATTGGGATGCAGAAGCTCGTGGGGCAGTGTTTGGTTTAACGCGTGGAACTACGAAAGAACATTTCATTCGTGCGACGCTAGAATCATTAGCTTATCAAACACGTGATGTTATTGATAGCATGGAAAAAGATTCAGGCATTAAATTAGAAACGCTTCGTGTTGATGGTGGTGCGAGTGCGAACAACTTCTTAATGCAATTCCAAAGCGACTTGTTACAAGTGCCGGTGGAACGTCCTGAAAACAAAGAAACAACTGTTTTAGGTGCTGCATTCTTAGCTGGATTGGCCGTTGGATTCTGGAAAGATAAAGAAGAAATCCAAAAATACTGGAGCTTAGAAAAACAATTTGAGCCAGTAGAAGGTACTGAAAAAGAAGAATTGCTTTATGAAGGATGGAAAAAAGCAGTGAAAGCAACACAGGTT